CCAGGCGCGAATGCCCGGCTGAGCACTGCGCACGTCGACGCCGCCGCTGACCTGATTGCGCGCGCCGACATGCTGATTTGCCAGCTGGAAGTGCCGCTCGCGGCCGTCGAGCGCGCGATCGCCATTGCCGCGCGCAACGGCACGCCCGTGCTGCTCAATCCGGCGCCGGCGCAGCCGTTGCCCGACGCGTTGTATCGACAGATCGACTATTTGCTGGTCAATGAAACAGAAGCCGCGCTGCTGACGGACGTGCCCGTGAACGACGTGCCGTGCGCCCGCCTCGCCGCTGACGCGTTGCTCGGCAAGGGCGTGCGCAACGTGCTCGTGACGCTCGGCGCACAAGGCGTCATCTGGGCTGGCGAGCAGGGCAGCGGGCACATGGCTGCGCCGGGCGTGCAGGTCGTCGATACGACGGCGGCAGGAGATACCTTTGCAGGCGGCTTTGCGGTCGAACGCGCACGCGGCCTGGAAATGCGGCAGTCGATTGCTTTCGCTCAGTGCGCAGCAGCCGTGAGCGTGACGCGCGCAGGCGCGCAAACGTCCATCCCCTATCGCGCGGAACTGCAAGAAGACAGCGTCAGCCAGGTGTGACCCGGGCCTTCGCGGCTCGCGCTTCGAACGCGAAGTGAATCGGCATTGCAACAGCAGTGAACGGCCCAAGCATTCGTACAACAGACGGAGACAGCCAACGTGAACACGACCTATGAACGCCCGACCGCTCCACCGCGCATTCGACGCGCGCAGACCATCGCACTTGCGCTGTTGATGGTCAGCGGTATCGTCAACTATCTGGACCGTGGCACGCTCGCAGTCGCGAATCAGCTGATCCGCCAGGACCTCGGTCTCTCGTTGGGGCAGATGGGCCTGCTGCTGTCAGCGTTCTCGTGGAGCTATGCGCTCTGCCAGTTGCCCGTGGGCGGACTTGTCGACCGGATCGGGCCGCGCCGTTTGCTCGGCATAGGGCTGATCGTGTGGTCGTTCGCACAGATCGCGGGTGGCCTCGTATCGACGTTCGGCTTCTTCGTGCTCGCGCGCATCGTGCTGGGTATCGGCGAGGCGCCGCAGTTTCCGTCGGCGGCGCGTGTGGTGAGCAACTGGTTTCCCCTGAAGTCGCGCGGCACGCCGACGGGCATCTTCAACTCGGCTTCGCCGCTCGGCAGCGCGCTCGCGCCGCTGTGTCTGTCGGTGCTGATCGTCGCGTTCAACTGGCGATGGGCGTTCGTCGTGACGGGCGCGCTCGGGCTGGTGGTCGCTGCCGTGTGGTTCGCGCTCTATCGCGACCCGGACAGCCGGGCGCTGAGCCGCGAAGAACGCGCCTATCTGGAAGCCGACGCCGAACCGGCGGCGGGCCCCGCGCCGAAGCTCACCTTCGCCGAATGGCGCGCGCTGTTTTCTTACGGCACGACCTGGGGCATGCTGATCGGCTTCTTCGGGTCCGTGTACCTGAACTGGGTCTATCTGACCTGGCTGCCCGGCTATCTGACCATCGAGCGCCATATGAGCCTCTCGCGCACGGGCATTGCGGCTTCCGTGCCGTTCCTGTGCGGCTTCGTCGGTGCGCTGCTCGCGGGCTGGTTCTCCGATCTGATCACGAAGCGCAGCACTTCGCCCGTTGTGAGCCGCCGCAATGCCGTCGTGATCGCGATGCTCGGCATGGTCGCGTTCACGATTCCCGCTGCGCTCGTGCAGAGCAATACGATCGCGATCGCATGCATTTCCGTCGTGATCTTTCTGGCGAATGCGGCATCCGCTGCATCGTGGGCATTGGCGACAGCGGCCGCGCCGCCCAGCCGCATCGCATCGCTCGGCGCGATGCAGAACTTCGGCGGCTTTCTGGGTGGTGCGCTCGCGCCGATCGTGACGGGCTTCATCGCGCAAGCGACGTCGTTCGTTCCCGCGCTGCTGACGGCGGCAGGCGTCGCGTTCGTCGGCGCGATGGCCTATCTGCTGCTTGTCAGAAAACCCATTCCCGAGCACGACGCGTCGAGTGTGCCCGCGCAGCTCCCCGTATGAGGGACGTCGAGCGAGTGCGTCCGTGGCGTGCAGAACCATGTATTCAAGGAGAACCCTATGATCGATAAAGCGAAAATGAACGGCCCGATCGAGGGCATCGTGCCCGTGATGCTGACGCCGTTCCACGACGACGGCACGATCGACTACGCGGGCCTCGAAAGGCTGATCGAGTGGTATCTGGCGAAAGGCTCTGACGCACTGTTCGCGGTCGCGCAGTCGAGTGAAATGCAGTTTCTAAGCCTTGCCGAGCGCGGTGCACTGGCGCGCTTCGTCGTGGAGAAAGTGGCGGGGCGCGTGCCCGTCGTCGCATCCGGTCATATCAGCGACGATCTCGATGCGCAGGCAGAAGAACTGCGCGTTGCGGCTGATTCGGGCGCGCAGGGCATCGTGCTGGTGACGAATCACCTGGACCCGAAGCGCGAGGGCTCGCAGACCTTTCTCGCGAATCTGAACCGGCTGTTGTCGAAGCTGCCGTCGGATGTCCCGTTGGGCCTCTATGAGTGCCCGGCGCCGTATCGGCGTCTGCTCACCGATGATGAGCTGAAGGTTTGTATCGATAGCGGCCGCTTCGTGATGCTCAAGGACGTGAGCTGCGATCTTGCGACGGTGAAGCGCCGTGTCGCGCTGGCGCAAGGCTCGCCGCTTAAAGTTCTCAACGCGAACGCGGCGATTGCGTGGGATGCGATGAAAGCGGGCTCGGCGGGTTTCAACGGTGTGTTCACGAACTTTCACCCCGATCTGTATCAATGGCTGCGCAGCCGTAGCGCCGAAGATGAGGTGCTCGCGGAAGAACTGTCGACGTTTCTGGTCCTCGCGGCTGTGTCCGAAGCACTCGGCTATCCGGCGCTCGCGAAGATGTACCACCAGCGCATCGGCACCTTCCATTCGATTCGCTGTCGCGTGATCGACTATGACGTGCGCGAACGCTTCTGGGCGCTCGATGCAGTGCTGGACAAGATCGTTGCGGGAACGGAGCGCTTTCGTGAGCGTATCGCGGCGCTTTGAGTTTGCGGACTGGGCGAGGCGGGCCGCGGCGGCACAGCGGTAGAAAGATGAGGAAAGGTTTTGCTGTTATGGCATCGATTGATTTCGCCTCTTTCTGCATTTAGATTCCCTGAATTTCCGGAATTGTTTTTCCTCTTTATCTACACGTCCGCCAGAAACTGGCTATACGGTTTGAAATAGCCTTTGCTTAAGAATCAGTAAGTTTGGTATGCGTATCAATCGTTGTCAGTAACCAACATTCCAATTTGGCGATGTGAAGAGATCTGTAGGCTTCCGTCCGCAGTTCTCTCCACAAGTCCAAAGAGGAATTAGATGAAGAAGATCACACTGGCAATGGCTTCTGCGGCATTGCTCGCAGCTACGGGCATGGCTCACGCGCAAAACAGCGTCACGCTCTATGGCATCGTCGATACGGGGCTCACCTACGTGTCGAACGATGGCGGCAGCAAGTCGTTCAGCATGACGTCGGGTAACGAATCGGGTAGCCGCTGGGGCCTGAAAGGCTCGGAAGATCTCGGTGGCGGCCTGAAGACGGTCTTTCAGCTGGAAAACGGCTTCAGCTCGGTGAACGGCAAGCTCGGACAAGGTAGCCGCATGTTCGGCCGTCAAGCGTTCGTCGGCTTAAGCAGCGATACGTGGGGCACGTTCACGGCCGGCCGTCAGTACGACCCGCTGGTGGATCTCGTGCAGCCTGTTCAGGGCGACGGATACCTCGGTGGCGTATTCATTTCGCCGGGCGATATCGACAATGCCGACAACAGCGCGCGGGTGAACAATTCGATCAAGTACACGTCGCCGTCGATGTCCGGCCTGCAGTTCGAAGCGATGTACTCGCTGGGCGGCGTCGCTGGTGCGACAGGTTCGGGACAGAGCTATGCGGCGGCGGCAGCGTATAGCAACGGTCCCGTCAACGTGGCAGCGGGCTACTATCACTTCAGTAATGGCAATGGCGCGAATCGCGGCACCACGACGTGGGACTCGCTGTTCAACACGTCGGTCAACTCCGCCTATTCCACTGCAGCCGCTGTCAACAATGCGCGTATCGGCGGCAATTATGTTTTCGGCTCGGTGACGGTGGGTGGCTACTACAGTTACGCCGAATACACCGCGGACGCCAGCTCGACGTTCAAGCAATCGGAAAAATACAACACGGGTTCCGTTTACGCGGTGTGGCAGGTCTCGGCTCCGCTGCAAACCCAGATTGGATACGTATATTTGAAGTCGAGCGGCAGCTCATCGGCAAAATACAACCAGTTTGCCGTTGCCGCGGACTATTCGCTTAGCAAGCGCACCGATGTCTACGCGTGGGCGGCATACACCCACGCGGCGGGCACGCAGGACGCGGCGGGCACGGCTGCTGTCGCGGTGATCGGCTCGGCGACGGGCGATTCGGGTTCCAACAAGCAAGCGACGGTTACCGTGGGTATTCGTCATAAGTTCTAATCGACGCTTGAAAGAAAGCCCGCGAGAGCGGGCTACTTGCTTTCTCGCGCAGCAGGTCCGCCGTATCGGTTTGGATGCCCCGCCGGCAGATGTTTTTCGGGCAGTTCGGTTTTCAGGCGTTCATCAGCGATCTGGAAAGAGACGCTCGTCACGACATCGGTTTCGACCAGACCCAACTCGTCCACCCCATCCGCCAGCGGCTCGATCATGAGCTTCGCCACAACGAACCCGCAATTCTTTTCACGCGTCACGATGCCTTTCTGCTGCAGCGGCGCGAGCGCCTAGTCGACGGGCAAATGCCGGATGACCGTCTGCGCCTGTCTCGCTCGGCTTCGATAGGTGACTTGCTGGCGACAGCGAGGCCGAGGCACTGAACTTGCGCGCTGCTATATGCCCGGCCATACGCCATGCTGACGTGCGCCGCGTCAATATCTGTGTACGCGTGAGCGATCGTCAGCACTCAAGGTCGAAGCCGGGTATTTGCAATGCAGCATTAGCGACGACTGCGCGAACGCCGCTCCACGTTTGACGCAGTCGATTCGAAACCAACCAATGGAGATAATGATGAACGATCCCTACACTACTTACCCGCACGACAGCCTGCACGTAGATGCGGTTGACGACAGCGAAACCTATACGCCATCGTATCAATTGCTGTTGCACGAGCCCACGGTATTGCTGGCCGGCAATCCGTCCGACCGAACGGATGTCGCAACGGCCGCGATCCTGGGCTACAACTGACGGTGACGGTTCACTACGGGTGGCGCGTGGTTTTGGATGCCGCTACTTGATGCCTATCGCCATCGAGTCTGGCCCGACGAGCCGTTCGACGCGTACTTGCGTGAAGCCCGCTTCGCGCATCCACTCGATGCATTGCCCGCCCGTGTAATCGAAGCCACCGGGCGTCTCGATCAGCATGTTGAGGCTCATGAGCAGGCCGAATGCGTTGTGCCGGCGTTCGTCGTCGATCATCGCGTCGTAGACGATCAGACAGCCGCCAGGCGGTAGCGCGTCGTGGCATTTGCGCAGCAACATGCGCTTTTGGTCCAGATCCCAGTCGTGCAGGATATGGCCCATCACGAGCACGTCGGCGGACGGGCACGGGTCGTCGAAGAAGTTGCCTGCGTAGAACCGCAGCCGGTCCTGCAAGCCTTGCGATGCGACGTATTCCTCGAATACCGGGCGCACGGCAGGCAGGTCGAAGCCGCCACCCGACAGATGCGGATGCGCGAGCGCAATCTGCACCGGCAGTGCGCCCTGTGCCGCGCCGAGGTCGACGAACGTACGGTGGTTCTGCCACGGAAACTGCTGCGCGATGGCTCGCGCAGCGCCGAGACTGACGCCGCTCATCGCGCGCAGGAACGTGCGCAACCGCGTTTCGTCGGAGTAAAGCGCCTCGAACACGTTGCCGCCGTGCCTGGACTCGTTCTGCGGCGCGCCGGTGCGCAACGCCTCGGTGAGCGAGCCCCAGAATGGATAGAGGCGCGAGTTCGCCATCTCGAGCAGCCCGCCGACATAGCTCGGCCTTGCCGGGTCGAGAAAGAGGTCCGCGTCGCGCGTGTTGCTGTAGACACCGTCGGCGCGGTTCAGCACGTTTAGCGCGACGAGCGCGTCGAGAAAATCGAGCGCGGATCGCGGATGCAGCCCCAGCGCTGCAATGAGTGGCTGAGCGCTTTGCGGCCCGCGTGCGAGATGAGCGAAGACTTGCAACTCGACGGCCGAGAGCAATGTCTTCGATGCCCAGAAACCCATTGCAACCTGCAGGATGTATTCGGGCGAAGGCTCCGATTCTACGGTGTGGTCGGCGCGCGGCGCCTGCTGCGAGGTGGCTGGGGTGCGTGCCATCGACATCTCCTATACGAAGGTCGTTCGTCGCCTGATCGCAGATGGTAGGCCCACATATCGCTTTCAAATGTGGGCTACCGCACGAAACAGCGTGCGTGATCGGTCGACACGAGTCGCCCGTCATGCGAGGTCATGGCTTCCATGCCCATTGAGGCTTATCCGCTAGCTGCCGATATAGCGCTCCAACGCGCTCATTGCACGATGCTTGCCGGCTTGCCTGCCTCCGGCATTCAAAGACCAATACCGACGCTCTTCTCGCGCAAGTCCGTCCGGCAACGCCGGCGCCGTGTGCGATTCCTCACACTTTGTTTCAATTTGTTTCAAATCGCGCAGAGGGCCGCGTATCAAGGATCGACGGCCGATGATGGAGTGCGGAGAGTCTCGCAGGGTCTGCGGCACGGTGAAGATTTCAAACGCGCGACCGTTAAAGGACTCAACAGATCGGGAACGGACATCATGAAGATCGAATCCAGCAACAACAGCATTACCATTCACCGGCCAGGTGCGGTACGCGCCACCAACGACGCCGAAGCGCAGGGTGCCGTCGGCGCAGTGCGAAAAACGGACGCGCCCCTTTCGGGCAGCTCGACCGTCAGCCTGTCGACGCTGCCCACGGCGAGCGACGCGGACATCGATACGGCGCAGGTCGAATCGATCAAGGCCGCGCTGCGCGACGGCACCTATACAGTCGATTCCAGCAAGATCGCCGACGGCATGATGAGCAACGCACGCGACCTGCTGCAAACGGTAAGCCGCTGATTGGCGACTGGGTGCTGCGGCACGCGCAAACAGCGTGTTACGTGTTTGCTGCCGGTCTACGCAAATACTCGCCAGACAGCCGACGAACCGTCGCCTTCATAAAACGGTTTCCCCGACCGGAACAGCCGCTTGCGTTCTACGCCTGCTGAAGAAACTTGTGAGCGAACGCGATCGCCATACTGCCCTCGCCGACGGCAGAAGCAACGCGTTTGACCGGGCTGAGTCTGACATCGCCGCAGGCGAACACGCCGGGAACGCTGGATTCGAGCAGATACGGATCTCTGTCCTGGGACCAGCGTCCCGCTCTGACCACGTCGTCGCCGGTAATGACATATCCACGGTCGTCACGTGCGATCGCCGCCGGCAGCCACTCTGTTTCGGCATCCGCGCCGATGAACACAAAGAGTCCGGCACAGTCGTGCGTATGCACCTCGTCTGCCAGGGCATCGCGTATGTCGATTGCAGCAAGATGCGCGTCGCCTTGCGCACCGACTACTTCCGAGCGCAAGCGAACCGCGACGTTGGTCTTTCCATGAAGCTGCTCGACCAGATAGCGTGACATGCTCTTCTCGAGCGAATCGCCGCGCAGGACGAGCGTGACCATGCGGGCATGATTGGCGAAATACAACGCGGCCTGCCCGGCCGAATTTCCGCCGCCGATCAGATAGACATCGAGCCCGTGCGTCGCGCTCGCCTCGCTGCGTGACGCGCCATAGTAAATGCCTTTGCCGATGAAGCGGTCGAAGCCGTCGATCGCGAGTCGACGCCATGCGACACCCGTCGCAAGAATGATGGTTCGCGCACGAATCGCGTCGTCTCCGTCGAGATGAACGGTGCGATGCTCGACATCGATTTGCGAGACCTGTCTCGTTACGAGGATTTCCGCGCCGAGTCGCCTTGCCTGCTGCAGTGCGCGGCTCGCGAGTTCGTCGCCCGACACGCCATTGGGAAAGCCCAGATAATTCTCGATGCGCGAAGACGTCCCCGCCTGGCCACCCGGCGCCTCGCGCTCCACGACGATCGTGCTCAAGCCTTCCGACGCGCCATATACGGCGGCAGCGAGACCGGCCGGCCCGCCGCCGATGATCAACGTATCGTATTCGGCACGGCGAGGCTTCGTTTGCAGACCCAGCAATTCGGCGAGCTCGCGTGTCGCGGGCCGGTTGAGCACGGTTCCGTCGACGAGGCGCAACGCGGGACACTCCGCTTCGGACGGACAGGGTTGCGGCCAGCGCGACGACAGTTCGGGCGCATCGGGCGTCATCCAGTCGTAGCTGATCTGGTTGCGCGAGAGAAAATGGCGCAAGGCCGTGCAGGACGTGTCCCAACGGTTGCCCACCATCGTTACCCGGGGCGTGGGTGCTTCGGCAGAGAGCCCCTGCAGCCCGCCGATCCGCTCGCGTGCGAGCGCGCCCATCTTCAACGCAACGTCGGGAGACTTCGCGGCGAGCATGTAGTATTGCTGAGCCTCCACCCGCATCACACGCGACGGTTCCGCCGCCCGATAGGCGCCCGGAAATGGCGAACTCAGTGCAAGCGGCACCTCGCCGAAGATGGTCCCAGGTAGACGCCAGCCCAGCGTGCGCTCAATGCCATCGAATGTCTTGATGACCTCCATCCTGCCTGACAGGACCGCATACAGCGCACGTTCGCCACCTTCATGGACGGCGAATTCGCCTGTGCACAGATGCAGGTCTGCGCAGGTGTGTGCGAGATGGTCCAGTTCGCTTTCGGCGAGGGTCGAGAAGAGCGGGACTTCGCGGATGTCGTCGATTGTCAGCATGGCTGCGTCCAGACAGGCGAGCGAGGAAAACTCTGTACTGCTCGAAACGATCATACAAACAAACGCATGGCTGCCACCGCATGAAAGCCAGTATATGACCTTTCATTGCAAATGATGTGCGCTGTTTGAAGCGACATCATGCATCGACGCCGCTTTACGAATCCGTCTCGTGAAGCGATGCATGTCGCGAGCTGCGAAGGGGGGCGCAGGACTGGGTGTTATCAGAAAGATCGCCGCGCAGGCTTGATTCATCGACAGCGGAATAATGGAGTTGAAAGGTCCTGCAGCGTAATATCGGAGAATGCGCGATATCCCTGGCAGAGGCCGCGATGAACACGAGTTCGATGAGTGTGTGCCGTCAGGACGAGTGGACCGCACTTCTTCTGTGCGCGATGAAAACGAGTCTGTCGGTGGCCCATGAACTCGGGTTGTCGCCCGACGCCGTGCTCGAATGTGCCGCGCGGCACCTGAAATTCCGCGACTTTGCGTCGTTCGCGTCGGCTGTCCACGGCGCCTCGCGGGCATACGGTTGCTGTTCGCGACGCGACACGATCTCCGCTGTCGAGGTCGCGTACATCAAAACCCTCGCAACGCGCGCCGACAACGACAGGGACGTGCTGGCGTGCGTGCCAGCAATGTGCTGCGTGCCCGACTCTCAAAACCATCTGGAAGCGCCTGACATAGCCTATGAAAAGGTCATCGCGACAATTCAGGCGTTGAAAGACGACATGCGACG
This Paraburkholderia phymatum STM815 DNA region includes the following protein-coding sequences:
- a CDS encoding porin, with translation MKKITLAMASAALLAATGMAHAQNSVTLYGIVDTGLTYVSNDGGSKSFSMTSGNESGSRWGLKGSEDLGGGLKTVFQLENGFSSVNGKLGQGSRMFGRQAFVGLSSDTWGTFTAGRQYDPLVDLVQPVQGDGYLGGVFISPGDIDNADNSARVNNSIKYTSPSMSGLQFEAMYSLGGVAGATGSGQSYAAAAAYSNGPVNVAAGYYHFSNGNGANRGTTTWDSLFNTSVNSAYSTAAAVNNARIGGNYVFGSVTVGGYYSYAEYTADASSTFKQSEKYNTGSVYAVWQVSAPLQTQIGYVYLKSSGSSSAKYNQFAVAADYSLSKRTDVYAWAAYTHAAGTQDAAGTAAVAVIGSATGDSGSNKQATVTVGIRHKF
- a CDS encoding methyltransferase is translated as MARTPATSQQAPRADHTVESEPSPEYILQVAMGFWASKTLLSAVELQVFAHLARGPQSAQPLIAALGLHPRSALDFLDALVALNVLNRADGVYSNTRDADLFLDPARPSYVGGLLEMANSRLYPFWGSLTEALRTGAPQNESRHGGNVFEALYSDETRLRTFLRAMSGVSLGAARAIAQQFPWQNHRTFVDLGAAQGALPVQIALAHPHLSGGGFDLPAVRPVFEEYVASQGLQDRLRFYAGNFFDDPCPSADVLVMGHILHDWDLDQKRMLLRKCHDALPPGGCLIVYDAMIDDERRHNAFGLLMSLNMLIETPGGFDYTGGQCIEWMREAGFTQVRVERLVGPDSMAIGIK
- the flgM gene encoding flagellar biosynthesis anti-sigma factor FlgM; this translates as MKIESSNNSITIHRPGAVRATNDAEAQGAVGAVRKTDAPLSGSSTVSLSTLPTASDADIDTAQVESIKAALRDGTYTVDSSKIADGMMSNARDLLQTVSR
- a CDS encoding FAD-dependent oxidoreductase, encoding MLTIDDIREVPLFSTLAESELDHLAHTCADLHLCTGEFAVHEGGERALYAVLSGRMEVIKTFDGIERTLGWRLPGTIFGEVPLALSSPFPGAYRAAEPSRVMRVEAQQYYMLAAKSPDVALKMGALARERIGGLQGLSAEAPTPRVTMVGNRWDTSCTALRHFLSRNQISYDWMTPDAPELSSRWPQPCPSEAECPALRLVDGTVLNRPATRELAELLGLQTKPRRAEYDTLIIGGGPAGLAAAVYGASEGLSTIVVEREAPGGQAGTSSRIENYLGFPNGVSGDELASRALQQARRLGAEILVTRQVSQIDVEHRTVHLDGDDAIRARTIILATGVAWRRLAIDGFDRFIGKGIYYGASRSEASATHGLDVYLIGGGNSAGQAALYFANHARMVTLVLRGDSLEKSMSRYLVEQLHGKTNVAVRLRSEVVGAQGDAHLAAIDIRDALADEVHTHDCAGLFVFIGADAETEWLPAAIARDDRGYVITGDDVVRAGRWSQDRDPYLLESSVPGVFACGDVRLSPVKRVASAVGEGSMAIAFAHKFLQQA
- the rbsK gene encoding ribokinase is translated as MSSSAAAPLVVVVGSANMDLVVHAPRLPSRGETLLGDRFDTVNGGKGANQAVAAARLGTSVAMVGCVGADTFGKSLSDALHREHIDLAHVHRVEGQASGIASITVGSDGANTIVVAPGANARLSTAHVDAAADLIARADMLICQLEVPLAAVERAIAIAARNGTPVLLNPAPAQPLPDALYRQIDYLLVNETEAALLTDVPVNDVPCARLAADALLGKGVRNVLVTLGAQGVIWAGEQGSGHMAAPGVQVVDTTAAGDTFAGGFAVERARGLEMRQSIAFAQCAAAVSVTRAGAQTSIPYRAELQEDSVSQV
- a CDS encoding MFS transporter; its protein translation is MNTTYERPTAPPRIRRAQTIALALLMVSGIVNYLDRGTLAVANQLIRQDLGLSLGQMGLLLSAFSWSYALCQLPVGGLVDRIGPRRLLGIGLIVWSFAQIAGGLVSTFGFFVLARIVLGIGEAPQFPSAARVVSNWFPLKSRGTPTGIFNSASPLGSALAPLCLSVLIVAFNWRWAFVVTGALGLVVAAVWFALYRDPDSRALSREERAYLEADAEPAAGPAPKLTFAEWRALFSYGTTWGMLIGFFGSVYLNWVYLTWLPGYLTIERHMSLSRTGIAASVPFLCGFVGALLAGWFSDLITKRSTSPVVSRRNAVVIAMLGMVAFTIPAALVQSNTIAIACISVVIFLANAASAASWALATAAAPPSRIASLGAMQNFGGFLGGALAPIVTGFIAQATSFVPALLTAAGVAFVGAMAYLLLVRKPIPEHDASSVPAQLPV
- a CDS encoding dihydrodipicolinate synthase family protein, which encodes MIDKAKMNGPIEGIVPVMLTPFHDDGTIDYAGLERLIEWYLAKGSDALFAVAQSSEMQFLSLAERGALARFVVEKVAGRVPVVASGHISDDLDAQAEELRVAADSGAQGIVLVTNHLDPKREGSQTFLANLNRLLSKLPSDVPLGLYECPAPYRRLLTDDELKVCIDSGRFVMLKDVSCDLATVKRRVALAQGSPLKVLNANAAIAWDAMKAGSAGFNGVFTNFHPDLYQWLRSRSAEDEVLAEELSTFLVLAAVSEALGYPALAKMYHQRIGTFHSIRCRVIDYDVRERFWALDAVLDKIVAGTERFRERIAAL